TGAACACTGTGCCGGGCGTACGCATGGACGAGCGCGCGCCGGCCAGCTACCGCCTTTCCATTAGGGGCAGCACGCTCCGCTCGCCTTACGGCATCCGCAATATCAAGCTATATTTTAATGGCATCCCGCTTACAGAGGCAAACGGCACCACGGCGCTCAACCTGCTGGACCCCGCCAACATCGGCCACATCGAGATACTGAAAGGGCCCACCGCCAGTATTTATGGGGCCGGCACCGGCGGCACTATTCTACTGGAACCGATGCGGCTGAACCAGGGCCAGCAGTTAGAGGTAAATGCCACGACCGGCTCGTACGGCTACCGCCATTACGGGGCATCTTATAGTGCCGGTTCCGAAAAAGGCAACCTGCTGGTGCAGTACACGCGGCAGCAGTACGACGGCTACCGCGAGCAGTCGGCCGTGGACCGTAAGGTGCTGCTGCTCTCATCGGAGTTTTATACTTCTGCTAAGCGCACCATTGCCGCCAATATCATTTACTCCGACCTGTACTACGAATTGCCCGGCGGGCTGACCCGGGAGCAGTATGCGCAGAACCCACGCCAGGCCCGGAGCGGTATGTTTGGCAGCGTGGCGCAGAACGCGTCTATCACCCAGGATGGCCTTAACATCGGGCTGAAGCAGACCTATACGTTTAACAGCAACTGGCGCAACACTACGGCCATCTATGGCTTGCACCGCTTTAAAGACAATCCCTTCAACACCGATTATGAGCGCAATACCGATCAGGAAATGGGCGGGCGCACCAGCTTTGTACACAACAGCCGTGTGGGCAGCCTGCCTGTTACCTATACTTTCGGAGGTGAGTTTCAGCGAGGTTTCCAGACGGCCCGGACTTACGACAACAAAGGCGGCACGCCCGACAGCCTTCGCACCGACGATGAGGTGGTCTCCAAAGCGGGCTTTTTATTTGCACAAGCCGAGGTTGAGCTCCCGGCCGGCATCATTGCCACCGCGGCCCTCAGCCTGAACGATGCCCAGTATCAGATCACGCGCCTGCGACAGGCACTTACCGGCAACGGTTACCAGTATACCCGTAATTTTAACGCGGTGCTCTCGCCGCGCCTGGCCCTGCTCAAGCCACTTACCAACCAGGTTTCGGTGCATGCCAGCATCAGTTCCGGGTTCTCACCGCCGACCGAAGAAGAAATTCTCCCGTCCGACGGCAGTTTTAACACGGGTCTGGAGGCCGAGAAAGGAACAAACTATGAAGCCGGCATCCGGGGCTTTGCCGGCCATGGCAAACTGAACTTTGATGTGGTGGGTTTTTATTTCCGGTTGAAGGAAACCATTGTGAGCCGGCAGGACCTGTCCGGCGTGGCCATTTTCCGGAACGTGGGCTCTACCCGGCAAGCCGGCCTGGAGACCAGCATCAGTTATGCTTTGGTAAACGATCCGGCACTGCCGCTCAGCCTGCTCAAAGTATGGGGCAGCTATACCTACAGCCACTTCCGTTTCCAGGATTATCAGAAAGACGCCACCGATCTATCCGGAAACCAGCTGACGGGCGTGGCGCCGAACACGGCTACCCTGGCGCTGGATGCTGCTGCCAAGAACGGGCTATACCTGAACGTAACCGGCAATTATGTAGATGAGATTCCGCTGAACGATGAGAACACCGTCTTTGCCGCCAGCTATGTGGTGGTAGGTGCCCGCGCCGGCTGGCGAAAGCAACTTGCCAAGCAGCTGGCACTGGAAATGTTTGTGGGCGGCGATAACCTGACAGACCAGCAGTATAGCCTGGGCAACGACCTGAATGCCTTCGGCGGCCGTTTTTATCAACCCGCACCCGACCGCACCTGGTATGGCGGCCTCTCGTTGAAGTATAAACTCTAAGTATAATTAGAGCTAACGGCTCAGGTCCGAAACAGGCGGGAACTGTGCCATGATGTTGGCTACTACCTGGTTTATTTTGGTTTCTTCTAGCTGAGTGGGATTTAAGTTGACCGATGCCCAGCCGCG
This window of the Pontibacter liquoris genome carries:
- a CDS encoding TonB-dependent receptor, translated to MRTNASYTLLFILLGIPQLLLAQITVQGRVRDARSLRPLEGAAVTANTGPQALTAADGSYHLTVPDTTAFLLITYLGFAPDTLTDLQQPGVRQTLLQPTVAVLQEVQVQGYETNRPLLQTAGAISVIDSEVLNRFDESSLVRAVNTVPGVRMDERAPASYRLSIRGSTLRSPYGIRNIKLYFNGIPLTEANGTTALNLLDPANIGHIEILKGPTASIYGAGTGGTILLEPMRLNQGQQLEVNATTGSYGYRHYGASYSAGSEKGNLLVQYTRQQYDGYREQSAVDRKVLLLSSEFYTSAKRTIAANIIYSDLYYELPGGLTREQYAQNPRQARSGMFGSVAQNASITQDGLNIGLKQTYTFNSNWRNTTAIYGLHRFKDNPFNTDYERNTDQEMGGRTSFVHNSRVGSLPVTYTFGGEFQRGFQTARTYDNKGGTPDSLRTDDEVVSKAGFLFAQAEVELPAGIIATAALSLNDAQYQITRLRQALTGNGYQYTRNFNAVLSPRLALLKPLTNQVSVHASISSGFSPPTEEEILPSDGSFNTGLEAEKGTNYEAGIRGFAGHGKLNFDVVGFYFRLKETIVSRQDLSGVAIFRNVGSTRQAGLETSISYALVNDPALPLSLLKVWGSYTYSHFRFQDYQKDATDLSGNQLTGVAPNTATLALDAAAKNGLYLNVTGNYVDEIPLNDENTVFAASYVVVGARAGWRKQLAKQLALEMFVGGDNLTDQQYSLGNDLNAFGGRFYQPAPDRTWYGGLSLKYKL